The sequence TCTGGACATTGCGCCGGATAAGGCTCTGGGGCATTACACCCATGAAAAAAGCCCGGTTGCCTGCGCCGCCGCACTGGCAACCATTGAGTATATTCAAACCCACGACCTTTTGAACAAAAGCAGGACGTTGGGAAAACAGGCCTTGAAGCGTCTTAGGGATCTGAAGTCCCGGTACAGGATCATCGGTGATGTCCGCGGCCAGGGCTTGATGTTTGGTATAGAACTGGTCAAAGATCATCAGACAAAAACACCGGCATGTACGGCAGCCGATAAGGTAATGTACCAATGTCTTGAACTGGGATTGAGCTTTAAGGTATCAAAAGGCAATTTTCTGACACTCACCCCGCCTTTGACTATTTCTGAAAAAGAATTGGAACATGCATTTAACATCCTTGACCAGGCGTTGTCTGATATTTAAAAAATTTTTTTGAGGTCATTATGAATAAAATAAACATTCCCGAAAACCCCTATCTTCTTTTAACCCCGGGGCCGCTGACCACAACCCCCACCGTAAAATCAGCCATGCTTCGTGACTGGTGCACCTGGGATGATGATTACAAGCTGATTGTTGAAAAAATTCGATCTGATCTGACACGGCTTGCCGGAACCGGCCCAGGCTTTACCGCTGTCCTGATGCAGGGCAGCGGCACGTTCAGCGTGGAAGCCTGCCTGACAACGGCCGTTCCTGACAACGGTATACTGCTTGTGCTGGCAAATGGGGCATACGGCCGACGGATTTCCCAGATTGCCCAAAAGCAGTCCATTCAACATATCATACACGACAGCGGTGATCTGGAACCGCCGGATCTTGAATTACTCGAAAAAACACTTGGTTCAAATCCGGATATTACCCATGTGGCTGTGGTCCACTGTGAAACCACAACCGGCATGCTCAATCCCATTGAAGCCATTGGGAATATCGTCAAAAAATTTGGAAAAATTTTCATCGTCGATGCCATGAGCAGCTTTGGCGGCGTTCCCATAAATATGAATCAACTGGATATTGATTATCTGATTTCAAGTGCCAATAAATGCATCCAGGGGGTTCCGGGATTCGGATTTGTTATTGCCAGGACATCGGTGCTGGGCAAAACTGCCGGCAATGCAAAATCTTTAAGCTTAGATCTTTTTGACCAGTGGCAGACCATGGAAAAAGGAAAAGGCAAATGGCGGTTCACCTCTCCCACTCATGTAGTACGTGCCTTTGCCAGAGCCCTTGAGGAACTTGATCTGGAAGGCGGTGTCGAAGAGCGGTTCAAAAGATATGATCAAAACAACCGGTATCTGATTTCTCAAATGAAAGAAATGGGGTTTACACCGCTGTTGGCGGAAGAGTTTCAATCTCCGGTCATAACGGCATTTTTAAATCCAAAACATCCTGATTTTGATTTCAAAAAATTTTACAACAGCCTTAAAAGAAAAGGTTTTGTCATTTATCCCGGTAAAGTGACTGAAATGGACACGTTCAGGATAGGCAATATCGGTGATATTTACTTAAAGGATATGGAGCGTTTGGTTGGTGCGATCCGGTCATCCCAATATTGGTCTTAACTAATGTTTGGACGAAAAGTCACCCACCTGCGGCGTTGCAGAAAAGTTTGCAATCCTCACAACCATGAGGTTGCTCCGGTTACAAATTTTTCTGCGCCTTGCATCTGGGCAACTTTTCATCCAAACAGAGGTTTGGGTGCCGGCAAATTGTTGGGCTTTTTGCAACGCCAGTTTTTCCCAGCCCGGCAACCCGGCACGGGAAAGCGCGCCTGCTACCGGATTCATTACCGTTACTTTTTATCACTACAAAAATAGACAAATATGCTCATTTATACAATTAACGGATACGCCTTCCAGTTTTTCATTTTAACAATGAAAGGGGCAACATTCAGACATTTTTTCCATCCGTTAAGCCATCCGTCTATCTTACTCAAAAATTCCCCAGCGGTAACAGCGGCGCTGGCAGTTTTTGATATATAACCAAAACCTGTTGAACTTTTAAGCGAAATTTGAAAAAATTTTCGTGCAATATTCTGCGTTGCTATGTAATCTCTGTTTCCTGAATACCCGCAATGCGAGCAGGTGAACTCACCGTAATGTTTATGATTTCCACGATCACCGCATTTGGGGCAGAATTGAGAGGTCCAGGCAGGAAATACTGTCTTTACTATTTTTCCAATGAGGTCTGCCTTGTATGTCAGCTTTTCAAAAATACCGGCCCTGATTGTTCTGTAAATCCTTCGGTTAAGCCTGCCGGCAAATTTTTTGCCGTTAAGCCCTCTGAGATCTTCGATAACTATGGTTGAACAATTATAAATTTTTGCAATTTCAATAATTATATTTGAGGCCAGGTGTTCAAGTTCTTTTGAAAGCTTTTTCAGTTTTTTTCATCTGAGTTTGATTTCCCGCTTTAAAATTTTTATTTTCTTTTTATCTGTGGTTTTTGACAATTTTGATTTCAGCCGGTCAATATCCTTATGGATCAGTTCTATTTTGTTTTGTACGCCTTTTATATCTATGAAAAAAGGGCGCGACAATTGGACAGGCAGTCCATCATCAGTCATTTCAAAACAGGTTATTGTCAAAAGTTTTCTCAAGCCGTAGTCGATACTTACTATTCTGTTATTATTTTCTTGTTTCCGGTTTGATATTTTGGTTTTATAGTCAATAATAACCTGGCCCTCAGCATTGATCCTTATGTCGGGACGTTTAACCTTTTCCTGCTTATCAGCAATAAAGCCGGGCATTGAAATCTGAAATTCTTCCCATTTCCAGCTTTTAGGACTGACTGAAGATTCTTCTGTCAGGATTTTAATTTTGCCTGTCAGATAACGCTTTTTCTTAAATTCAGATGTGCCCTTTATTTTGATGAACTGTCCGTCATCCGGGGCCATGGTTATGAATTCTCCAACGCGAAGGTTTGGAACCAGTTCATGATAGGATGCAGGTAATCTCTTGTGTTCATCAATAAATTTTTGAGTCTGACGGCGAATATTCTTTACATAATTGTATTTTGAAACAAAATCATGCTTTTTAAGGAAATCATAAGTCCATTCGATAGGATTCGAGGTTAATCCACAAAGGTTATTATATAAAGCTCTGCGTTCAAGCTGAGACTTTAATATCCTTCCCATTGTCTCAAGCATACACCGCTTTACCCTTGAAGGCAGGTACGTATTAAAATCCACAATGGGTTCCAGTATTTTGTAAACCTTTAATCCTCTTCGGCCTGAAATCAACTCCCCGAGTACGCGTTCATCATTCCACATATGATTGATTTTTTCACACA comes from uncultured Desulfobacter sp. and encodes:
- the phnW gene encoding 2-aminoethylphosphonate--pyruvate transaminase is translated as MNKINIPENPYLLLTPGPLTTTPTVKSAMLRDWCTWDDDYKLIVEKIRSDLTRLAGTGPGFTAVLMQGSGTFSVEACLTTAVPDNGILLVLANGAYGRRISQIAQKQSIQHIIHDSGDLEPPDLELLEKTLGSNPDITHVAVVHCETTTGMLNPIEAIGNIVKKFGKIFIVDAMSSFGGVPINMNQLDIDYLISSANKCIQGVPGFGFVIARTSVLGKTAGNAKSLSLDLFDQWQTMEKGKGKWRFTSPTHVVRAFARALEELDLEGGVEERFKRYDQNNRYLISQMKEMGFTPLLAEEFQSPVITAFLNPKHPDFDFKKFYNSLKRKGFVIYPGKVTEMDTFRIGNIGDIYLKDMERLVGAIRSSQYWS